In Nocardia higoensis, one genomic interval encodes:
- a CDS encoding glycosyltransferase, with amino-acid sequence MRIVTRVDSTDLRIAAVVPCHNEEASVAKVVADLRAAVPGIVVYVYDNLSTDRTADKAREAGAIVRYEHTKGKGNVVRRAFADIEADVYLMIDGDDTYEASAAPQMIETLLAGPYDHVLGVRRQDEGASAYRTGHETGNKVLNGVVGKVFGENVEDMLSGFRVFSRRFVKSFPAVSREFEIETELTVHSLHLRVPQTAVPVGFRDRPAGSESKLRTYHDGFKILSLIIGLARHERPVAFYGLAGTLAWLISIVLTVPIVVEFTRTGEVPRFPTLFLGFTLLLLGSLAWTAGLILDGIRRSRHEAARLVYLRYSAAGADESPRFGQRGRVLCDDEAAR; translated from the coding sequence GGGTGGACTCCACCGACCTTCGCATCGCCGCAGTGGTCCCCTGCCACAACGAAGAGGCATCCGTCGCCAAGGTCGTCGCCGACCTGCGTGCCGCCGTGCCCGGCATCGTCGTCTACGTCTACGACAATCTCAGTACCGACCGGACCGCCGATAAGGCGCGCGAGGCGGGCGCGATCGTGCGTTACGAGCACACCAAGGGCAAGGGCAATGTGGTCCGGCGCGCTTTCGCCGACATCGAGGCCGACGTCTACCTGATGATCGACGGCGACGACACCTACGAGGCGTCCGCCGCCCCGCAGATGATCGAGACGCTGCTGGCGGGCCCCTACGACCACGTGCTCGGCGTGCGCAGACAGGACGAGGGCGCCTCCGCCTACCGGACCGGCCACGAGACCGGCAACAAGGTGCTCAACGGTGTCGTCGGCAAGGTCTTCGGCGAGAACGTCGAGGACATGCTCAGCGGGTTTCGCGTGTTCTCCCGCCGTTTCGTCAAGAGCTTCCCCGCCGTCTCGCGCGAATTCGAGATCGAGACCGAACTGACCGTGCACTCGCTGCACTTGCGCGTGCCGCAGACCGCGGTGCCGGTGGGTTTCCGCGACCGCCCGGCGGGCAGCGAGTCCAAGCTGCGCACCTACCACGACGGCTTCAAGATCCTGTCGCTGATCATCGGACTGGCCAGGCACGAACGCCCCGTCGCCTTCTACGGCCTGGCGGGCACCCTCGCCTGGCTGATCTCGATCGTGCTGACCGTCCCGATCGTCGTCGAGTTCACCCGCACCGGCGAGGTACCGCGCTTCCCCACACTCTTCCTCGGCTTCACGCTGCTGCTGCTGGGCAGCCTGGCCTGGACCGCGGGCCTCATCCTCGACGGCATCCGGCGCTCCCGCCACGAGGCGGCTCGCCTGGTCTACCTGCGCTATTCGGCGGCCGGAGCGGACGAATCGCCGCGGTTCGGACAGCGCGGGCGGGTGCTGTGCGATGACGAGGCCGCGCGTTGA